cttcttcgtggaggagcaacacaggaccctgcgctgttctttcgtctgctcggccctccccgggtttgctgctggttcttcccgggttggctactatcccttccacctccgtggaagggcagttccccctggccacattccccacttccgcaggggagcggcacaccgccggccggttctctcgggggctgcacgggttcccttagatgttccccatagatgttcccgatgcatgccgtctctctcctcctttatagtcctcctccgccaatcccaactcggctgcccacacgccgagtacgctgctctccaatcaggagcaagtcctacagttaattggttgaactggaggcagctgtgcggaagctgtttacttctctcccagcgccatattgtgggagagcagatgcatagaataagtcttaattcgagtaacttagtctagtccggattgctccccacagatccccctttctttttattttttagcgttgatacgcgcctgtcttcggtgtcccgcggcacacactctgctctacttgctagagttgccacaggctcttacaagtcctatcaatcaggaaaaccgaatccgggtcctctcttcgccatgttgtgaggaggtttttaggcgctgatgcgtgcctgtgttcggtgccctgcagcgcatgctctgctctgcctgcaggggacttacaagacctatcaggcaaaccgaatccaagccttctcattgccttattgtgggggagacttattagtgttggttcgtgcctatcttcggtgacctgcagctcatactctggtcgagctttgctggcgcttaccgccttaaatcaggcagaccgaatccaagcctcctaattgttgcattgtggggaagctttactgatgttaattcgtgcctgtcttcggtgacctgcggctagccgcccaggtgctcatcgcctcactaatcgggcagaccgaatccaagccttctaattggcatgttgaggggaggccttatttttctctatttctctatctccgggcattcctacctctcccatttcacttctgtcttccagcattcccatttctcttttacttcacttccaaacttctgtttctcttatccccgcagcttcccggcacctcgccgcttcagcctgcgcgcctctctcatctgcgcagcttcccggctttgcgcggctcggcttcgcgcgctcggcggtctccacgcttaaccctttcgcgtctgaaccacggcctacgccagcgttccctatctattcacgccccgtgctctctctgcacgcggcggcttccgcgagtaacacagcgtagcttgcgtctccaccactagcattcaatccaagttccccgggctagcctggcgaattcaacccagcgtacgtctccgccccacgatttggcttcccgtcctttgctccccgggctaatcagacggatcccaatctggcttacgtctcagcttctggtttcaacttttcgccccctattcccgggctaacttgggaaccccaaagtggctttcgtttccgccttggcctgccccccgcggcttcaatttccctaacatttttctctacctggtatgtttccccaagctttcctccaacgatgttcctccctcatttctcctggcctctccccacagtccgcgtccaagcctgtttgttctagctttcactttcgctttcgaccttagagatttctcccagcttccccccgtagtccgtatccgagtctatgcctaggctttcaacagcttcttccggcacccttttcgtccggcttttccctaggctgtttgctagtctctctctctggtattttcctgcttcttcccgtttcttccctcctaagtttcctatccgtcctaggtttcctatccgagtcatttcttccctcctaagtttcatattcgtcctaagtttcctatccgagtcacggcaccattatgtcgctccccttcttcgtggaggagcaacacaggaccctgcgctgttctttcgtctgctcggccctccccgggtttgctgctggttcttcccgggttggctactatcccttccacctccgtggaagggcagttccccctggccacattccccacttccgcaggggagcggcacaccgccggccggttctctcgggggctgcacgggttcccttagatgttcccgatgcatgccgtctctctcctcctttatagtcctcctccgccaatcccaactcggctgcccacacgccgagtacgctgctctccaatcaggagcaagtcctacagttaattggttgaactggaggcagctgtgcggaagctgtttacttctctcccagcgccatattgtgggagagcagatgcatagaataagtcttaattcgagtaacttagtctagtccggattgctccccacatgtctTCTTGATTAGATGGTAGTGTGAAGTAGATGCAGTATTGCCAGTTTTAAGAGATGGGAAGTGTTATATTGGAATGGTTTTTGAATAGATTTGGTGACTAAACAACATGACTATTAAAATGTATTGAGCAGAATCTAAATGGGAGAAACCTGATGATTTCATTCCACACACTGGTAATGTGCTTTCTGATAAAGTCAATGAAAAGTCACTTGGTGCCCTAGAAGAATCAAAATCATTAGATTCGCATAGTGGTTCTGAAGGGGAACAGGAAGCAAAAGAAGTCATCTCTACAGAAAGACCAAagctaaaaataaagtttaaggtAAGCTCTTGACTTATTTATTCTTCAcaaaagtttatttataaaaagatctGCAAACCTCTTCATACATCTGGTATGAGACAGAAATACAGCCAAGACATACACAATAATTTCCTTATATCTGCAGTTTCACTCTGCAACTTCAGTTACCTGCAGTCAACCACAGtcctaaaatattaaatagaaaattccagaagtatataatttgttttaaattgtgtGTCACTTTATGGATAATGTGATGGAAACTCTTTTTAACAGCATAtcattataattgttctattatAATATTAGTTGTTAATCTCTaattgtgcctaatttataaattaaacttttctATAGGTATGTATCTGTGAGTAAACATTTGGGTTCAGTACTATCTGCAGTTTCAAGCATCTGTTGGGAGTCTTGGAATGTTACCTCCCTAGGATAAAGGGGGACTATTGTATTTTGGCAATTGCAAAACAGATGTACCACTTACTTATATCCATTTGGGCACAAGATGCTGAGTTTATATTGGACCTCAGTTTGAGAGGCCTTTGTAACATTCAAAGAGCTGTCTGAACAGGCCAATCTGCATGTCTAGGCTAGAAATAGTAATTTAGTATCATCAGTATACTGataaaagtttaaattttgaAAAGGTGATATAACTTTGGAAAATGACTTTGAAAAGCCCTGAGAAACATTAAACACCTAAGTAGCAGTCAGACAAAGAAGCCCTCACAAGGCAGAATGAGGAAGAATGGTTAGAAGACTATGCAGAGAGGGACTGatgttggggcacagtgggttaagctgcagctcgcaacatctgcatcccatattgaagtgctcagagagcctgagtcccagcttctctgcttctgatccagctccctgctaatgtacctggaaaaccaatggaagattgcccaagtacttgggcccctgcacatagtACCTAGCACATAGtgggtactttaaaaattatttcttgaatGCTGTTTCTTTATTTATGGGATATCTAGATGGggtttgggctcctgactttggcctggcccatccctagcagttgtggccgtttgaggagtgaaccagacaaaggaggatctctccctctccctctgtcactctgcctttcaaataaataaataaatctgttttaaaaagaaaagtatgcaGAGAGAAGAATCTAATGTCCCAGAAGCCAAATGAATGGAGAGCATCATGGATTAATTAggtatagaaaaggaaaaaacaaattaaGTCCATTGGATTTGGCACTTCAGAATTCCTTGATGCCCTactagaagtttctgtacagttCTCAGTGGTAGAACTGAGATGAAAGGGATGATAGGATGGTGGTTTGATACTGACTTAATCATGAGAGATTTTGCTGGTAGTCATTGAGAAGAACTTCAGAGGAGATAGGAAATaccaacaaaaaataaacaggtTGGTTTTGAACAAGAAATAAACTCACATAAGAAgataaatgttttgttttctataaaaAGATGTGATTATAAATGAGTTGGTATGAGGGAGGAAATTAAAAGAGTCATACTTTTtaccttcagttttctcattcaaattaaatcaaaattattttctaagaatGAGTTGCTCTAACATGGTATTAATTCAGAGAGGATATAGTAAAAAGGGTGGTCACTATTGGATCTCTAAggtaagaaagcagaagaaagggaAGAATAAAAACAGCCTATTGATAAGTCCTTAATCGTAGAACTCATGACATTCATGAGATCAGTTACATAATGGTGCATTAAACATTTTACACAACAATAAACTAGTCAAGCATTAAAGTTCTTCTGTCAGTTTATTGTGTTAGGTGCAAATTAAATTATTGAGttcatatattattatttataaatctataagaagactttttaaaaacctaaagaaattttgtttttttttttcctgctaatttTGCTTTACATCTTTTAtatctcaggaaaaaaataaaaagacttttacacctcaggaaaaaaataaaaagaatgaaggaactaaaccagaaacacagaaagaaaaaaacataccAAAACAAAATTCATCAGTTCCAAATGAAGAAAAACCCAAAGTACATAAAAAACCAAATCCTTATGGAGAATGGCAAGAAATTAAACAAGAAGTCAAGTCTAAGTAAGTACCTAAATTTTAATCCCATCATTATTACAACAAGTATTTGACATCCCAGCATTTCTATAAATTTCAAAGATGTTGTGTTCATTAAAAGTATAGctcatttctttactttttactattatttttgattgatgtataatgtacatatttatgaggtgcagttttttttaaagatctgtttatggggccagcgctgtgccgcagtgggttaacaccctggcctgaagtgccggcatcccatatgggcgccggttctagtcctggctgctcctcttctgatccagctctctgctatggcctgggaaagcagtagaagatggcccaagtccttgggcccctgcactcatgtgggagacctggaggaagctcctgcctcctggcttcggattggcgcagctctggccgttgcggccatctggggagtgaaccagcagatggaagacctctctctctctgtaactctgcctttcaaataaatagaataaatctttttttaaaaaaatgatctgtttatttatttgaggggcagagttacaggcagagagggagagacagaaagagagcttcccTCAGCTGGtatactcaccaaatggccacaacagccagattggggccaatctgaagccaggagctgcttccaagtctcccacatggatgcaggggtccaagcacttgggccatcttgtactgctttcccagaccattaccaGAGAGTGAATGGAtcaggaaatggagcatccaggactcaaactggcatcctgTTGAGGATACTGGTGCTCCAGGTGGGgacttaatctgctgcgccattGCATTGGCTCCTGGTGCAGTGTTTGAATTCATACAaacatggggtcttcaaaaagctcataaaatgcagattatttaaaaactaggtatggggccggcgccatggctcacttggctaatcctccacctgcagcgctggcaccccgggttctagtcccggttgctcctcttccagtccagctctctgctgtggcctgggagggcagcggaggatggcccaagtccttgggtccccagacccacatgggagaccaagaggaagcacccggctcctggcttcggatcggcgcagtgcaggcagtagcagccaattggggagtgaaccaacagaaggaagacttttctctctgtctctctttcactgtctataactctaccagtcaaattaaaaaaaaaaaaaaaaacaacttggtatgaattttaaaacttttgcacccaaacttaccttttagttctattttcccatgaatcttttgaagcaccctcaaaTACTGTGTAGTGATCAAATCTGGCTATTTAGCATACccattgctttaaatatttttcatttctagggaaaacattcaaaaacctctcttctagctattttaaaatacataatgcATTATTAACTAGGTTATGCTAATATATGATAGAACATCATAACTTAATTTCCTAACTATAATGTTGTACCAGCTGACAAACCTCTACCCATCTCCCCTTTTCCCtactcttcccagcctctggtaaccttTTTTCAACTGTTTTCAACTAGTTTCAACTGTTAAtgatcaacttttttagattctacatgTGAGTGAGATTGTGTGGTacttgtctttctatgcctggcttatttctcttaaaTCTAAAGGTCCTCcttgttgtcacaaatgacaggattttatcaTTCAGTGTACAGTATTCTGTTGTGTATTTATGCCACATTttcatatctatttttttaaagatttattttatttatttgaaagagttacagagagaggtagagagagagagagaggtcttccatctgctgacccactccccatatggccacaaaggctggagctgcaccaaaccgaatccaggagccaggagcttcctccagttctcccacatgggtgcaggggcccaaggacttgggccatcctctactgctttcccaggccatagcagagagctggattggaagaggagccggcacctcaggccagtgctttaacctgctgcaccacagcgccggccccctgtggggagcagctcggactagactaagttactggaattaagacttattctatgcatctgctctcctctgtggggagcagcccggactagactgagttactggaattaagacttattctatgcatctgctctcccacaatatggcgctgggagaggagaaaacagcttctacccagctgcctccagttcaaccaataaacagcaggacctgctcctgattggaggagagcagcgtactcggcgtgtgggcagccgagttgggattggcagaggaggactataaaggaggagagagacggcatgcaccaggaacgtctatggggaacatctaagggaacccgtgcagcccccgagaagagccggccggcggtgtgccgctcccctgcggaagtggggaatgcggccagggggaactgcccttccacggaggtggaagggatagtagccaacccgggaagaaccagcagcaaacccggggagggccgagcagacgaaagaacagcgcagggtcctgtgttgctcctccacgaagagggggagcgacagcccccCACATTTTCATGTCTTAACTAGCAACAGATCTGGGAGTGTAGAGGTCTCTATgacatattgatttcatttccttcaaataTACCAATAGTAGGGTTGCTGAattatataattctatttttaattatttgaagaacTTCCAtactatttttctcatttctttcatttcaggagtgttttttatttttcctaattaaatagttttaaatgtaagagaatggtagagttacagagagagagaaggagagacagaggtcttccatctgctgttcacttcccagatggctacagggGCTggggttgaggctgggccaggctgaagccaggagcttcttccaggtctcccatgtgggtgctggggcccaagcacttgggccatctttcactgctttctcaagcacattagcatggagctggatcagaagtggagcagccaagactcgaactggcacccatatgggatgcccacatcttaggcagcagctttataggtgctataccacaacactgtaCCCCctccccaggttttttttttttttttttttttattgttttgtgggttttttttagatttatgttatttatttgaaaggcagagtgacagaggttgAGACTGGGGTTGGGAGccccttccagcctctggtttactctccaaatagccacaatggccccgactggtccaggctgcagctggaagccaggaactccatttgggtttcctacatgggtagcaggaacccaagcacttgggccatctcctgcggcctgcccaggtgcaccagcagaatgctggattggaagtggggcagccagggcttgaacaggcTTACCATTATAGGCTGCTGGTATCACAGTGGAGGGCTTAACCTATGGTTCCGTGAGACTAGCTTGGTATATTTCTTAATGAAATACTAGGAAATATATAACCACAGAATGTCAGATATTATTACAACCATATTGATTGTATATTGAGGTTACAAAAATAAACTGCCCCCTACATCAGCcctgaagtgattttttttttaaagatttattttcatttgaaagactgaattagtgggagagacagagaaaaggagagagaccttccatccattagttgaatccccaaatggccacaacaactggggctggaccaagccaaagccagcctcccacatgtataagaggggcccagacacttgggccatcttctgctgtcttcccaggcacattagcaacccactggatcagaagcagagcagacacaggtcaaactggcactcatatgggataccagcattttAGGtagtgacttaacttgctgtgtcgcAGCACTGACATCTAAGTGATTTCTTAAATGACTTAAGATAGGAATATGATTGTTCTATGCCAACATCTCCTGCACTAAACTTATCAATAGTAATTTGTTATCTTTTAATGAATGTACTGTAAAGTCATTCCTGTTCACTTTTAACCTAATCAGTCAGTTTAATATGTAATATTACGTCTAACTTCATAAGTAGAGTAGCCTAATTTCTTACTAGAGCCTCCTCACTTAAAAAtaagcattactttttttttagatttacttatttatttataagacagagttacacgccagctgcagcgcgctggccgcggcggccattggagggtgaaccaacggcaaaggaggacctttctctctgtctctctctctctctctcactgtccactctgcctgtcaaaaaaaaaaaaaaaaaaagagttacagagaggcagaggcagagagagggagagagagaggtcttctgtccactagttcactccctaattggccacaatggccagagctgcgcccatccccagccaggagccaggagcttcttcttcttggtctcccacacgggtgcaagggcccaaggacttggccatcttccactgctttcccaggccatagcagagagctggatcagaagtggagcagcttggacacgaaccggcacccatatgggatgctggcactgaagatagtggctttacctgctataccacaatgccagccctaaaaaAATAAGCATTACTTAGTAAATTCTtgaaaattaagataaatttataaacattttcattgatttatatTTCATCATTCAGATGTACTTGATTATACTCAGCCATCCCTTTTTTATTGGATATTTACATCATTTTTTCTTAACAAACTTTATTATATGGATATGTTTCTCTGTGTACATTTCTGACTATTTCTGCAAATAAAATGCCTGTCTAAAGGTTATGAGCATTTTTAAATCTTGATGCACAGAGCCCAGTGATTTTGTAGAAAGAGCATAACAATTTATATACTCCATCTGCAGTATCTGAAAGTCTCCATCCTGTTGGACTTCCCCAGTGTTAATTATGAGCTTTTAATTATATCCTAATTTGgcaaagtccttaggcccctacacccgcatgggagacccagaagaagctcctggctttggattggcacagcttcgcctgttacagccaattggggagtgaaccagcagatggaagacctctctctccccctctccccctccctctctccctctcccccctccctctctccccctctccccctccctctccccctctccccctccctctccccctctccccctctccccctctgcctctctccccctctcccctccctctctccctttcccccctccctctctccctctcccccctccctctctccctctccccccctctcccctccctctctccctttcccccctccctctctccctctcccccctccctctctccctctctccctttcccccctccctctctccctctcccccctccctctctccctctctccccctctccccctccctctctccccctccccctctccctctctctgcctctcctctctctgtataactctgactttcaaataaataaatgcatctttaaaaaaaaaaaaaaaactcaggactgcagggactggctctgtggcacagcaggttaaagccccagcttgcagcaccagcatctcatacgggtgccatATCAtatgatgcacctggaaaagcagcagaggatggcccaagtccttgtacccttgcactcatgtgagagacctggaggagtctcctgattcttggcttctgattggctcagctctggctgttgcaaccatttggatagtgaaccagtggatgtaagacctctgtctgtctctacctctctctgtaactccgtctttcaattaaataaaatttttaaaaaactcggGACTACAAAGAGAGGAAAAGTattacccaaaggaaaaaaataccagCGGGAGTTCTAGGGCTAGAAGGGGAATGAGGGTCTGGTTGTAGCAAAGTGGATTAAACCtcctcctgcaatgctgacaccccatatgggtactggtttgagtacctgctactccacttccaatacagttccctgctaatacatctaggaaaggagcagaagatggccggagtgcttgggcccctgctacccacttaggagacctcaGTGGAGTTCAAGGCTAATGAAACATTAGAaccaaaattaaaaagagaatatttctGCTCTAAGTACCTACTGCAGTATCTGGCACATAGTTAGACATTCAGTATAACTATTAGTATCATAAGTAAACTTTTGTAAATTTACACTTTCCACAAGTTTTGGTGAaatctcacttttttctttttaatgatattttctaaTGGATTTTTTTCTCATGAACCAATGCttgaatttgtcttttttaaattactttttaaatttactttcattttttaagtttgtttcttcatttctacttttatttttgtaattttcttctaaCTTTTCTTAAAGTTCTCCGTTTTTGTTCTTTCTCCAGATAAATACTTAGAATATTAACAGAATGTGAGAAAGGGATCTATTTCATTATCCTTGTGCTGCTTATCATATATGAGTGTCAAGCACAGCATTTTCAAAGATGATGCATCATCTTTTGTGCCACAGAAATAGGAGTAGATGACACTTTTCATGACACATGTCCACTTTGGTAATTCCTTATTATGTTAAATACTGTGTAAAATCAGCGTTTCAGGATAGTTTTGTGCTCCAAAATGACCAACTTCTAACTTCTCACTATTATTATCATTAGAAAAGTGAACTTGGGGCTTTGGTGGATTCATAGGTTATATGAAAACATAATCTGTCAAATAATGGTTTAATTTTAACTTTCTCTTCCAGTGAGGAGGTAGATTTGGAACTTCCAAGCACTGAAAATGAGTATATATCAACTTCAGAAGGTGATGGTGGGGAATCAAAAgtggtatttaaagaaaaaaccgTCACTTCTCTTGGAGTTGTTGCAGACGGTGTCGCCCCCGTTTTCAAAAAGAGaagaattgaaaatggaaaatctagaaaTTTAAGGCAACGAGGTGATGATCAGTAATTGTAAAAGAACTTCTTACGTACACTTTTTGGACAGAATGGAGACAATACATCTTAGAGATTCTCTGTATGTGTTTCTGACTATTTTGATGctaaaaatttagatttattctaaatgtattttatgtgaattaaaataaatcttttttttaagagaaacttATCTTTGTTCCTAAAATGGAGCCTACCACATTGTATTGTAATACAGTGTATTATGTTCAGTGTCTAAAAATTGATAATTATATCATAATTTAAGATGCTATGTATCTTATTTAAAACATGGAAGCAAGGCTTTATTTCATTCTTACTCATATGCACATATTTACCTTTCATTGAAAATGCATTACTTTGCATACTAATATTAACTGttatccaagaaacaagaatcagaccacataaaagaaaattcagaCAGTGGCTGATTCTGAGGATCCTGTCAGAAGACTAATGTGGAAAGTATTTGCATATCATCTTACCTTACTCAATTTAAGGTAAAAAAGGCCGGTAAGTAGGAGCAGCTCAGGTACTCCAAATCAATTCTTAATATTTGGTGAAACCTGCACCAAAAGTAGGAATGAAAATTAGCCCCAATTCAgttcaaaacaataaatgttgctTAAGCATTTTTGCTTTGGGCCAACCATTATCTTAGGAACCTGGAGCTATAAAGATTAAAGAAACATGTCCCTCTTCTTCAAGAGTATGTGTCCTAGAAAATAGAGTTCACTTAGAttaggaatttttccattttctggttaaatttctttaaaaatggactTATTTAATCCATTTGCAagttcttaaaattatatttttcataaattgtacAGTATTTAACTTTTGGCAGTGAATATTTGTCTTTATAAGATACTAGTGTACATGTAAGAAAATGGTAGCTTATTAAACACTTCATTAAAGAGTaagttctgtttttcttctttctaatacCAATCACATTCAACTTA
The DNA window shown above is from Oryctolagus cuniculus chromosome 9, mOryCun1.1, whole genome shotgun sequence and carries:
- the WBP4 gene encoding WW domain-binding protein 4, which encodes MADYWKSQPKKFCDYCKCWIADNRPSVEFHERGKNHKENVAKRISEIKQKSLDKAKEEEKASKEFAAMEAAALKAYQEDLKRLGLESEISEPSVSPVTSTAPPAPASNQQKEKKKKKKDPSKGRWVEGVTSEGYHYYYNLITGASQWEKPEGFQGNIKKTGGKTIWVEGLSEDGYNYYYNTETGESKWEKPDDFIPHTGNVLSDKVNEKSLGALEESKSLDSHSGSEGEQEAKEVISTERPKLKIKFKEKNKKTFTPQEKNKKNEGTKPETQKEKNIPKQNSSVPNEEKPKVHKKPNPYGEWQEIKQEVKSNEEVDLELPSTENEYISTSEGDGGESKVVFKEKTVTSLGVVADGVAPVFKKRRIENGKSRNLRQRGDDQ